Proteins from a genomic interval of Nocardioides jishulii:
- a CDS encoding NADPH-dependent FMN reductase produces MSSPRTVVLVGNPKPASRTLDAALLVARELDGEPDLVVDLATWGPRLLDWSDAEVAELVAQVSAARLLVVASPTYKASYTGLLKLFLDRIAGGGLVGTVAVPLMLSAAPGHAMAAETHLRPVLTELGATVPGAALSVVDTSYDDPAAYEAWLTTTRPVVTALLDQSDAPTPVAG; encoded by the coding sequence ATGAGCTCTCCTCGCACCGTCGTCCTCGTGGGCAACCCCAAGCCCGCCTCCCGCACGCTCGACGCCGCCCTGCTGGTGGCGCGCGAGCTCGACGGCGAGCCCGACCTGGTCGTCGACCTGGCGACCTGGGGCCCGCGCCTCCTCGACTGGTCGGACGCCGAGGTCGCCGAGCTGGTCGCCCAGGTCAGCGCCGCCCGGCTGCTGGTCGTCGCCAGCCCGACCTACAAGGCCTCGTACACGGGTCTGCTCAAGCTCTTCCTCGACCGGATCGCCGGTGGCGGGCTCGTCGGCACCGTGGCGGTGCCGCTCATGCTGTCGGCGGCCCCCGGCCACGCGATGGCGGCCGAGACCCACCTCCGGCCCGTGCTCACCGAGCTCGGTGCCACCGTCCCCGGCGCGGCGCTCAGCGTGGTCGACACGTCCTACGACGACCCCGCGGCGTACGAGGCGTGGCTGACCACCACCCGCCCCGTCGTCACCGCCCTGCTCGACCAGTCCGACGCACCCACCCCCGTGGCCGGCTGA
- a CDS encoding flavin reductase family protein produces MTDPRALRDAYGTFPSGVVAVAARVGGQLIGLAASSFTSISVEPPLVSFSIARTSKTWPALRAAKEIGISVLADHHDALCRQLAGPAESRFEDLGLHTSAAGAVLLDEAVSTFTTTLHSELEAGDHLIVLLEVSAAESSGDREPLVFHRSGFQRLHRDDLDPAALSGRLNGEPVENEGEGADAA; encoded by the coding sequence ATGACCGACCCACGCGCGCTGCGCGACGCGTACGGCACCTTCCCCTCCGGCGTGGTGGCCGTGGCCGCGCGCGTCGGCGGCCAGCTGATCGGCCTCGCCGCCAGCTCGTTCACCTCGATCAGCGTCGAGCCCCCGCTCGTCTCCTTCTCGATCGCCAGGACGTCGAAGACCTGGCCCGCGTTGCGCGCGGCGAAGGAGATCGGCATCAGCGTGCTGGCCGACCACCACGACGCGCTCTGCCGCCAGCTGGCCGGACCGGCGGAGTCGCGCTTCGAGGACCTCGGGCTCCACACGTCCGCCGCGGGTGCCGTGCTGCTCGACGAGGCCGTCAGCACCTTCACCACCACCCTGCACTCCGAGCTCGAGGCGGGCGACCACCTCATCGTGCTGCTCGAGGTGTCGGCAGCAGAGTCGTCCGGGGACCGTGAGCCGTTGGTCTTCCACCGCAGCGGCTTCCAGCGCCTGCACCGCGACGACCTGGACCCGGCGGCCCTGTCGGGCCGCCTCAACGGTGAGCCTGTCGAGAATGAGGGCGAGGGCGCGGACGCCGCCTGA
- the hemG gene encoding protoporphyrinogen oxidase: protein MALPAAGDPVVVVGGGLAGLAAARRLAEFGHDVLVLEATDRLGGKLRCAEVAGVTVDVGAEAMLNRRPEGVALAHAVGLELEHPAVATSRIWTRGALRPLPRSLMGVPLDLENLEASGVLSQAGLERVRREPSLPATVITDDVSVGDLVAARFGEEVVDQLVEPLLGGVYAGDARRLSARACVPQLVAFAERGSLLDQAGTIPTTYDVPVFAGIAGGMGTWPARLADATGVTVRTGTTVRELRRSPTGWSLAVGPTTTPEVIEASAVVVATPAAPAARLLSEVAPRASAALAGMEYASTAVVTFAFGVDDVAELDRLSASGFLVPPNEGRRIKASTFSFAKWEWVRSAGAAAGVAHLRTSLGRHGDELALQATDDELVAWSLADLADATGLRAAPVDVHVQRWGGGLPQYALGHVDMVADLRASLPPGLQVAGAAYDGVGIASVIGSAHVAASGLLGS from the coding sequence ATGGCTCTCCCAGCTGCAGGCGACCCCGTCGTCGTGGTCGGAGGCGGCCTCGCAGGGCTCGCCGCCGCCCGACGTCTTGCCGAGTTCGGGCACGACGTCCTCGTGCTCGAGGCGACTGATCGCCTCGGCGGCAAGCTGCGCTGCGCCGAGGTTGCCGGCGTGACCGTCGACGTCGGAGCGGAGGCGATGCTCAACCGCCGTCCCGAGGGCGTGGCGCTGGCCCACGCCGTCGGGCTCGAGCTGGAGCATCCGGCCGTCGCCACCTCCCGGATCTGGACCCGCGGTGCCCTGCGACCGCTGCCGCGCTCACTGATGGGCGTCCCGCTCGACCTGGAGAACCTGGAGGCCTCCGGCGTCCTCAGCCAGGCGGGTCTGGAGCGGGTGCGGCGCGAACCGTCGCTGCCGGCGACCGTCATCACCGACGACGTCTCGGTCGGTGACCTCGTGGCCGCACGCTTCGGCGAGGAGGTCGTCGACCAGCTGGTCGAGCCTCTCCTCGGTGGCGTCTACGCCGGCGATGCCCGCCGGCTCTCCGCGCGCGCCTGCGTCCCCCAGCTCGTCGCCTTCGCCGAGCGTGGCTCGCTGCTCGACCAGGCCGGCACGATCCCGACCACCTACGACGTCCCGGTCTTCGCCGGCATCGCCGGTGGCATGGGCACCTGGCCCGCACGGCTCGCCGACGCGACCGGTGTCACCGTCCGTACGGGGACGACCGTGCGCGAGCTGCGACGCAGCCCCACGGGCTGGTCGCTGGCCGTGGGGCCGACGACGACTCCGGAGGTCATCGAGGCCAGCGCGGTCGTGGTGGCCACCCCGGCCGCCCCGGCCGCCCGTCTGCTCAGCGAGGTCGCTCCGAGGGCCAGCGCGGCGCTCGCCGGGATGGAGTACGCCTCCACGGCCGTGGTGACCTTCGCCTTCGGGGTCGACGACGTCGCCGAGCTCGACCGCCTGTCCGCCTCCGGGTTCCTCGTGCCCCCGAACGAGGGCCGGAGGATCAAGGCCTCGACCTTCTCCTTCGCCAAGTGGGAGTGGGTGCGCAGCGCCGGGGCGGCCGCCGGCGTCGCCCACCTGCGTACGTCGTTGGGTCGCCACGGCGACGAGTTGGCGTTGCAGGCGACCGACGACGAGCTCGTCGCCTGGTCCCTGGCCGACCTTGCCGACGCCACCGGCCTGCGCGCGGCCCCCGTCGACGTGCACGTGCAGCGCTGGGGCGGTGGACTGCCGCAGTACGCCCTGGGCCACGTCGACATGGTGGCCGACCTGCGCGCCAGCCTGCCGCCCGGGCTCCAGGTCGCCGGGGCTGCGTACGACGGCGTCGGGATCGCGTCCGTCATCGGTTCCGCGCACGTGGCCGCCTCCGGCCTGCTGGGCTCCTGA
- the hemQ gene encoding hydrogen peroxide-dependent heme synthase, whose protein sequence is MSEQSTQSNASRINELNEAIRYTMWSVFKLRDVLGDADRPAEAAEVEALFETLAGEDVKVRGVYDVSGLRADADVMVWWHAEDSVQLQSAYNRLRRTAFGRRLEPVWSQMALHRPAEFNRSHIPAFLADETPRKHICVYPFVRSYEWYLLEDAERRRMLAEHGKMARGYADVRANTVASFALGDYEWMLAFEADELYRIVDLMRHLRASDARRHVREEVPFYTGARVEVSELLELLP, encoded by the coding sequence ATGAGCGAGCAGTCCACCCAGTCCAACGCCTCCCGCATCAACGAGCTCAACGAGGCGATCCGCTACACGATGTGGTCGGTCTTCAAGCTGCGTGACGTCCTGGGCGACGCCGACCGTCCCGCCGAGGCCGCCGAGGTCGAGGCCCTCTTCGAGACCCTGGCGGGCGAGGACGTGAAGGTCCGCGGCGTCTACGACGTCTCCGGGCTGCGCGCCGACGCCGACGTGATGGTCTGGTGGCACGCCGAGGACTCGGTGCAGCTCCAGTCGGCCTACAACCGGCTGCGTCGCACCGCCTTCGGCCGCCGCCTCGAGCCGGTCTGGTCGCAGATGGCGCTGCACCGCCCGGCCGAGTTCAACCGCAGCCACATCCCCGCCTTCCTCGCCGACGAGACCCCGCGCAAGCACATCTGCGTCTACCCGTTCGTGCGCTCGTACGAGTGGTACCTGCTGGAGGACGCCGAGCGGCGTCGGATGCTCGCCGAGCACGGCAAGATGGCGCGCGGCTACGCCGACGTGCGGGCCAACACGGTCGCCTCGTTCGCGCTGGGTGACTACGAGTGGATGCTCGCCTTCGAGGCCGACGAGCTCTACCGCATCGTCGACCTGATGCGTCACCTGCGCGCCTCCGACGCCCGCCGCCACGTGCGCGAGGAGGTGCCGTTCTACACCGGTGCCCGCGTCGAGGTCAGCGAGCTGCTCGAGCTGCTGCCCTGA
- a CDS encoding SRPBCC family protein: protein MAGGAVDFAVPPEAAYDFLVDPTRRPEWQSSLRAVELVDGWTPGDPVVAGLRWRDVTWPGVRPLMTLTRADRPQAWAESGEWGAFSAELVLTFVPARPGCCVVADFEVRADGVLRPLGAVLTTLATGPVLADLRRAARLLSPSGAA from the coding sequence ATGGCCGGCGGCGCCGTCGACTTCGCGGTGCCGCCCGAGGCGGCGTACGACTTCCTCGTCGACCCCACCCGTCGCCCGGAGTGGCAGTCGTCGTTGCGCGCCGTCGAGCTGGTCGACGGGTGGACGCCCGGCGATCCGGTGGTCGCGGGGCTGCGCTGGCGGGACGTCACGTGGCCCGGGGTGCGGCCGTTGATGACGCTGACGCGGGCCGACCGGCCGCAGGCCTGGGCCGAGTCGGGGGAGTGGGGTGCCTTCTCCGCCGAGCTGGTGCTGACCTTCGTGCCGGCGCGTCCGGGATGTTGCGTGGTCGCCGACTTCGAGGTGCGCGCCGACGGCGTGCTGCGCCCGCTCGGGGCGGTGCTCACCACGCTGGCGACCGGGCCCGTGCTGGCGGACCTGCGCCGTGCGGCGCGGCTGCTCAGTCCTTCGGGTGCAGCTTGA
- the msrB gene encoding peptide-methionine (R)-S-oxide reductase MsrB, which produces MAYQVQKTDAEWREQLTPEEYHVLREAGTERAFTGEYDQTDTTGTYSCRACDAELFTSDTKFHSGCGWPSFYQPVTDTIEYIEDTSFGMKRVEVRCASCGSHLGHVFPDGYGTPTGDRYCINSLSIKLHPKD; this is translated from the coding sequence ATGGCTTACCAGGTGCAGAAGACGGACGCGGAGTGGCGCGAGCAGCTGACCCCCGAGGAGTACCACGTGCTCCGCGAGGCCGGCACCGAGCGCGCCTTCACCGGTGAGTACGACCAGACCGACACGACCGGCACCTACTCGTGCCGCGCCTGCGACGCGGAGCTCTTCACCTCCGACACCAAGTTCCACTCCGGGTGCGGATGGCCGAGCTTCTACCAGCCGGTGACCGACACGATCGAGTACATCGAGGACACGTCCTTCGGCATGAAGCGGGTCGAGGTCCGCTGCGCCAGCTGCGGTTCGCACCTGGGCCACGTCTTCCCCGACGGCTACGGCACCCCGACCGGAGACCGCTACTGCATCAACTCGCTCAGCATCAAGCTGCACCCGAAGGACTGA
- a CDS encoding DNA polymerase domain-containing protein has protein sequence MAKSTEAYVQAGEREVRVSSPERVIYEATETTPEVTKVMVAQYFADVEDGLMRALRERPTAMERWPSGWREGMQLATGPQDKDADGFYQKRVPRGAPDYLETARITFPSGRTADEMCPTEIAVPVWAAHMGTLTFHPWPVRRDDVDHPDELRIDLDPQPGTDFRDVVRVALAANDLLADLGMTGFVKTSGNRGLHVFVRIEPRWEFAEVRHAAIAFGRELEKRDDGVTTAWWKEERGERIFVDFNQNTRDRTIASAYSLRPRPGAPVSMPLAWDELDDVTTAGAFNLFTVPERLAGRGDAWAAIDESAHSLEPLLEKWAEHPVELNFPPDHPKVPGEPPRVQPSKKVASHWDAEGNRVE, from the coding sequence ATGGCGAAGAGCACCGAGGCATACGTGCAGGCAGGCGAGCGCGAGGTGCGGGTCTCCTCGCCCGAGCGGGTCATCTACGAGGCGACGGAGACCACGCCCGAGGTCACGAAGGTGATGGTGGCGCAGTACTTCGCCGACGTCGAGGACGGGTTGATGCGCGCCCTGCGGGAGCGACCCACCGCCATGGAACGCTGGCCGTCGGGCTGGCGCGAGGGCATGCAGCTCGCCACCGGACCCCAGGACAAGGACGCCGACGGCTTCTACCAGAAGCGCGTGCCGCGCGGGGCTCCCGACTACCTCGAGACGGCGCGGATCACCTTCCCGTCGGGCCGCACCGCCGACGAGATGTGCCCCACCGAGATCGCGGTCCCGGTCTGGGCCGCCCACATGGGCACCCTCACCTTCCACCCGTGGCCCGTGCGCCGCGACGACGTCGACCACCCCGACGAGCTCCGCATCGACCTCGACCCGCAGCCCGGCACCGACTTCCGCGACGTCGTACGCGTGGCGCTGGCGGCCAACGACCTGCTCGCCGACCTCGGCATGACCGGCTTCGTGAAGACCTCGGGCAACCGCGGTCTCCACGTCTTCGTGCGCATCGAGCCCCGGTGGGAGTTCGCCGAGGTGCGCCACGCCGCCATCGCCTTCGGGCGCGAGCTGGAGAAGCGTGACGACGGCGTCACCACGGCCTGGTGGAAGGAGGAGCGCGGTGAGCGGATCTTCGTCGACTTCAACCAGAACACGCGCGACCGCACCATCGCGTCGGCGTACTCCTTGCGGCCACGTCCCGGGGCTCCGGTCTCGATGCCACTGGCGTGGGACGAGCTGGACGACGTCACGACCGCAGGGGCGTTCAACCTCTTCACCGTGCCGGAGCGGCTGGCTGGGAGGGGGGACGCGTGGGCGGCGATCGACGAGAGCGCCCACTCCCTGGAGCCGTTGCTGGAGAAGTGGGCCGAGCACCCGGTCGAGCTCAACTTCCCGCCCGACCATCCCAAGGTGCCCGGTGAGCCGCCGCGCGTGCAGCCCTCCAAGAAGGTCGCCTCCCACTGGGACGCCGAGGGCAACCGCGTCGAGTGA
- a CDS encoding adenylyltransferase/cytidyltransferase family protein: protein MGPVIGYVPGVFDLFHVGHLTMLRQAREHCDVLVAGVVSDEVCLVGKGIQPTVPETERAEIVEAIGIVDAVYVERHLDKSEAWRQVGFKRIFKGDDWQGTPKGDALEHQMLGMGVQVVYFPYTVHTSSTALRRKLGVTGERAS, encoded by the coding sequence ATGGGTCCTGTCATCGGCTACGTCCCGGGGGTGTTCGACCTGTTCCACGTCGGCCACCTCACCATGCTGCGCCAGGCGCGTGAGCACTGCGACGTCCTCGTGGCCGGTGTGGTCTCCGACGAGGTCTGCCTGGTCGGCAAGGGAATCCAGCCGACCGTGCCTGAGACGGAGCGCGCAGAGATCGTCGAAGCCATCGGCATCGTCGACGCCGTCTATGTCGAGAGGCACCTCGACAAGTCCGAGGCCTGGCGTCAGGTCGGCTTCAAGCGCATCTTCAAGGGCGACGACTGGCAGGGCACTCCGAAGGGCGACGCCCTCGAGCACCAGATGCTCGGCATGGGGGTCCAGGTCGTCTACTTCCCCTACACCGTGCACACGTCCAGCACCGCCCTGCGTCGCAAGCTCGGCGTCACCGGCGAGCGTGCCTCGTGA
- a CDS encoding class I SAM-dependent methyltransferase: protein MSAELAERRPTLRPVLPPVRPQFAPTVATGVRVDDVGVLVPGTPGPLVLRVDGSYVWSFTPVRDGRPERDGLLVAWPGVLRPYLRGRARITVSDVSGETVLHDADVVLGGSDRPVAIFDGQGHPLCVDKVGHLTRSFADTALEVREEILAGTQRALSDLRAGAGVEAYLNYGALLGAVRDGAMIAHDSDTDVCYVSPHDSPADVIAESYRVEREMRARGWNLLRMSGGDIKLLLPLSDGRNCHIDVFVAFWVEGTFYQLGNRSGHLDRTAVLPLSTIELHGREFPAPADPEAMLAFIYGPGWRVPDPSFTYADPRAGVRRLDGWLRGFRTHMGGWAQFHDGPGRQARLRRSPFAVWVRRQVGAGDPIAEIGAGAGRDALFYGRKGHPVRAYDYSRIARSRARASIRRQGVEARVEKLILGELRTVLLTGAELARDPHHLTARLLLGALEPHERDNFWRLARMSLRGSDKSLFVEFSARVPGVVPGDAEDRESLGTPGPGHLVHRLSPRTVRREVEAAGGVVELVEIAPGLDVTEAEDPAVCRMRITFPTRRA from the coding sequence GTGAGCGCGGAGCTCGCCGAGCGTCGCCCGACCCTGCGCCCAGTCCTGCCCCCGGTCCGGCCCCAGTTCGCGCCGACCGTCGCCACCGGCGTACGCGTGGACGACGTCGGCGTGCTGGTGCCCGGGACCCCGGGCCCGTTGGTCCTGCGCGTCGACGGCTCGTACGTCTGGTCCTTCACCCCGGTGCGAGACGGGCGTCCCGAGCGCGACGGCCTGCTCGTCGCGTGGCCCGGTGTGCTGCGCCCCTACCTCCGAGGTCGCGCCCGCATCACCGTGAGCGACGTCAGCGGCGAGACCGTGCTGCACGACGCCGACGTCGTGCTGGGTGGCAGTGACAGGCCGGTGGCGATCTTCGACGGCCAGGGCCACCCGCTGTGCGTCGACAAGGTCGGTCACCTGACGCGCTCGTTCGCCGACACCGCCCTCGAGGTCCGCGAGGAGATCCTCGCGGGCACCCAGCGCGCGCTGAGCGACCTGCGTGCGGGAGCCGGTGTGGAGGCCTACCTCAACTACGGCGCGCTGCTGGGCGCGGTGCGCGACGGCGCGATGATCGCGCACGACTCCGACACCGACGTCTGCTACGTCTCGCCGCACGACTCGCCTGCCGACGTCATCGCCGAGTCCTACCGCGTCGAGCGCGAGATGCGGGCCCGCGGCTGGAACCTGCTGCGCATGTCGGGCGGCGACATCAAGCTGCTGCTGCCGCTCAGCGACGGCCGCAACTGTCACATCGACGTCTTCGTCGCGTTCTGGGTCGAGGGCACCTTCTACCAGCTAGGCAACCGCTCGGGACACCTCGACCGCACCGCGGTGCTGCCGCTCTCGACCATCGAGCTCCACGGTCGCGAGTTTCCCGCGCCGGCCGATCCGGAGGCGATGCTCGCGTTCATCTACGGCCCCGGGTGGCGGGTGCCCGACCCCTCGTTCACCTACGCCGACCCGCGGGCGGGCGTACGCCGCCTCGACGGTTGGCTGCGCGGCTTCCGCACGCACATGGGCGGGTGGGCGCAGTTCCACGACGGTCCGGGTCGCCAGGCCCGTCTCAGGCGGAGCCCTTTTGCCGTCTGGGTACGTCGCCAGGTCGGTGCCGGCGACCCGATCGCCGAGATCGGTGCGGGGGCCGGGCGCGACGCGCTCTTCTACGGGCGCAAGGGCCACCCGGTCAGGGCCTACGACTACTCCAGGATCGCCCGGTCCCGCGCCCGGGCGTCGATCCGACGCCAGGGAGTCGAGGCACGCGTCGAGAAGCTGATCCTCGGGGAGCTGCGGACGGTGCTGCTCACGGGCGCCGAGCTCGCCCGCGACCCGCACCACCTCACCGCCCGGCTGCTGCTCGGAGCCCTCGAGCCGCACGAGCGCGACAACTTCTGGCGCCTGGCGCGGATGTCCCTGCGCGGCAGTGACAAGTCACTCTTCGTCGAGTTCAGCGCCCGGGTGCCCGGCGTGGTCCCGGGTGACGCCGAGGACCGCGAGTCGCTGGGCACCCCCGGTCCCGGCCACCTCGTGCATCGGCTCTCGCCGCGCACGGTACGACGCGAGGTCGAGGCCGCCGGCGGCGTCGTCGAGCTCGTCGAGATCGCGCCCGGCCTCGACGTCACCGAGGCCGAGGACCCCGCCGTCTGCCGGATGCGGATCACCTTCCCGACCCGCCGCGCCTGA
- a CDS encoding DUF6752 domain-containing protein, which produces MTIAPSRPLAQKAAGRLVWAREKARRVREQRLGLLARLAALEAEVQESRHLNRRIAELADVVGELLVPLHARDEERVAEVLEAYRRSI; this is translated from the coding sequence ATGACCATCGCACCATCCCGCCCGCTCGCCCAGAAGGCCGCCGGCCGCCTCGTCTGGGCCAGGGAGAAGGCCCGTCGGGTGCGTGAGCAGCGCCTCGGGCTCCTCGCCCGCCTGGCCGCGCTCGAGGCCGAGGTGCAGGAGAGCCGTCACCTCAACCGCCGGATCGCCGAGCTCGCCGACGTGGTCGGCGAGCTCCTGGTGCCGTTGCACGCCCGCGACGAGGAGCGGGTCGCCGAGGTGCTGGAGGCCTACCGCCGCAGCATCTGA
- a CDS encoding stealth conserved region 3 domain-containing protein: protein MSSLSGRLRSVAGQLRDRGPKRLRICFVVHTIDGGAGTERSVITQANALAALPEGHQVSVLSVLRTAPTPHFALDERIEVTHLLDTQDPDAPRPLRRGVASAEDALTLAGREATLIPRRWDATYNALTDAVLQEYLPRLDADVVVTTIPELLAAVVQLASPDIAVVHQEHRASSTRVYDLDALLTFAPRADVVASLTGSMNDWLAAQLRGAAPDMVVMPNPLPPEAPPRASLTEKVFVAAGRLSVEKRFEQMIDAFALVADDLPGWRLRIWGEGPRREFLEGSARRRGLADSVELPGSTDDMPGEWARSSVALLTSRAEGFGLVLQEAMAAGVPVVSYDVPAGPREIVTHGVDGFLVPPESREGLAAAMRRLATDDDLRRGMGAAARLAAQQWSADALAEEWVEVFHRAVRRRRDPLAPRKVLHGRTVGPLGKLAVGDSAAGVTPVEARRTALEHAVRAVRAAAGDATWCVVPPHGSDPTAVVVVPAERRADFLAALVASAPPAWLSLLEPEQNEWPERRGTVEAMAEVLARTGTGAVHLEPWPGRGGHHGLLAGQGVRIEFWQPDASGALIAPGPFRYGPVIPAGTETVDAEVWGVPVRAIALTLLPTVHDATMEVDVVYTWVDGDDPAWQAAREERLTGRTGAATTESSSGAARYRSRDELRWSMRSLHLFAPWVRRIHLVTAGQTPSWLDTSHEKIVMVDHRDIFPADALPTFSSHAIESRLHHVPGLAEHFVYVNDDVVLGRPLRPELFFSPAGAFAAFEALRPVGLPGSGDLAYLHAAWNNQRLLVDTFGVALTHTMAHSPQPMRRSVLDEIEARFPAETRATTYAPFRSETDLSLLSSFAQHYGLITGTAFPATAEHAYIDLGHQNVQGQLRSLRRRDLDFFCIADNHHSAFDQDAVTDMLTEAMERYFPVAAPWEK, encoded by the coding sequence GTGAGCTCACTCTCCGGGCGGCTGCGCAGCGTCGCCGGCCAGCTGCGTGACCGCGGGCCGAAGCGGCTCAGGATCTGCTTCGTCGTCCACACCATCGACGGCGGCGCCGGCACGGAGCGCTCCGTCATCACCCAGGCCAACGCGCTGGCCGCCCTGCCCGAGGGCCACCAGGTGAGCGTGCTGTCGGTGCTCCGCACGGCCCCGACGCCGCACTTCGCCCTCGACGAGCGCATCGAGGTCACCCACCTGCTCGACACGCAGGACCCCGACGCCCCACGGCCCCTGCGTCGCGGCGTCGCCTCGGCCGAGGACGCCCTCACCCTGGCCGGGCGCGAGGCCACGCTCATCCCCCGCCGGTGGGACGCCACCTACAACGCCCTCACCGACGCGGTCCTGCAGGAGTACCTGCCCCGCCTCGACGCCGACGTGGTGGTCACCACCATCCCCGAGCTGCTCGCCGCCGTGGTCCAGCTGGCGAGCCCCGACATCGCGGTGGTGCACCAGGAGCACCGGGCCTCCTCGACCCGGGTGTACGACCTGGACGCGCTGCTGACCTTCGCGCCCCGCGCCGACGTCGTCGCCTCGCTGACCGGATCGATGAACGACTGGCTCGCCGCCCAGCTGCGCGGCGCCGCCCCCGACATGGTGGTGATGCCCAACCCGCTGCCGCCCGAGGCTCCGCCGCGCGCCAGCCTGACGGAGAAGGTCTTCGTCGCCGCCGGCCGCCTCTCGGTCGAGAAGCGCTTCGAGCAGATGATCGACGCCTTCGCGCTGGTCGCCGACGACCTCCCGGGATGGCGCCTGCGGATCTGGGGCGAGGGTCCCCGGCGTGAGTTCCTCGAGGGCAGCGCGCGACGCCGTGGGCTCGCCGACTCCGTCGAGCTCCCGGGATCGACCGACGACATGCCCGGCGAGTGGGCCCGCTCCAGCGTCGCCCTGCTGACCTCCCGCGCCGAGGGGTTCGGCCTCGTGCTCCAGGAGGCGATGGCTGCCGGCGTGCCCGTGGTCAGCTACGACGTGCCCGCCGGGCCCCGCGAGATCGTCACCCACGGCGTCGACGGCTTCCTGGTGCCGCCGGAGTCGCGCGAGGGGCTGGCCGCGGCGATGCGCCGCCTCGCCACCGACGACGACCTGCGCCGCGGGATGGGCGCCGCCGCCCGCCTGGCCGCCCAGCAGTGGTCGGCCGACGCCCTGGCCGAGGAGTGGGTCGAGGTCTTCCACCGCGCGGTGCGGCGACGCCGCGACCCGTTGGCCCCGCGCAAGGTGCTGCACGGACGTACGGTCGGCCCGCTCGGCAAGCTGGCCGTCGGCGACTCGGCCGCCGGCGTGACCCCCGTCGAGGCCCGACGTACGGCCCTGGAGCACGCGGTCCGCGCGGTCCGGGCCGCGGCAGGTGACGCGACGTGGTGCGTGGTCCCCCCGCACGGCTCGGACCCGACCGCAGTGGTGGTGGTCCCCGCCGAACGTCGCGCCGACTTCCTCGCCGCGCTCGTCGCCTCCGCTCCCCCGGCCTGGTTGAGCCTGCTCGAGCCCGAGCAGAACGAGTGGCCCGAGCGCCGCGGCACCGTCGAGGCGATGGCCGAGGTGCTGGCCCGCACCGGCACGGGGGCCGTGCACCTGGAGCCCTGGCCCGGACGCGGCGGTCACCACGGCCTGCTCGCCGGTCAGGGCGTACGCATCGAGTTCTGGCAGCCGGACGCCTCCGGGGCGCTGATCGCGCCCGGCCCGTTCCGTTACGGCCCCGTCATCCCGGCCGGGACCGAGACGGTCGACGCCGAGGTGTGGGGGGTGCCCGTGCGTGCCATCGCGCTGACCCTGCTGCCCACGGTGCACGACGCCACCATGGAGGTCGACGTCGTCTACACGTGGGTCGACGGCGACGACCCGGCTTGGCAGGCGGCGCGCGAGGAGCGGCTCACCGGACGCACCGGCGCGGCGACCACCGAGTCGTCGAGCGGCGCGGCGCGCTACCGCAGCCGCGACGAGCTGCGCTGGTCGATGCGGAGCCTGCACCTCTTCGCCCCCTGGGTGCGCCGTATCCACCTGGTGACCGCCGGCCAGACGCCGAGCTGGCTCGACACCAGCCACGAGAAGATCGTCATGGTCGACCACCGCGACATCTTCCCGGCCGACGCCCTGCCCACGTTCTCGTCGCACGCCATCGAGTCGCGGCTGCACCACGTGCCCGGCCTCGCCGAGCACTTCGTCTACGTCAACGACGACGTGGTGCTGGGTCGTCCGCTGCGTCCCGAGCTCTTCTTCTCACCCGCCGGAGCCTTCGCCGCCTTCGAGGCGCTGCGACCGGTCGGCCTGCCGGGTTCCGGCGACCTGGCCTACCTGCACGCCGCCTGGAACAACCAGCGGCTGCTGGTCGACACCTTCGGGGTGGCGCTGACCCACACGATGGCCCACAGCCCCCAGCCGATGCGGCGCTCGGTGCTCGACGAGATCGAGGCGCGGTTCCCCGCCGAGACGAGGGCGACGACGTACGCCCCCTTCCGCTCGGAGACGGACCTGTCACTGCTGTCGTCGTTCGCCCAGCACTACGGACTGATCACCGGGACGGCGTTCCCCGCGACCGCCGAGCACGCCTACATCGACCTGGGCCACCAGAACGTGCAGGGGCAGCTGCGGTCCCTGCGGCGTCGCGACCTCGACTTCTTCTGCATCGCCGACAACCACCACTCGGCGTTCGACCAGGACGCGGTGACGGACATGCTCACCGAGGCGATGGAGCGCTACTTCCCGGTCGCCGCTCCCTGGGAGAAGTGA